Part of the Blastocatellia bacterium genome, TCTTCGGTGACTTTCAGGCCGTAGCTTTTCAGCTCTTTTTCAAGATAATCCTGAACGCGCTTGATCGCCTCGGACCCCGACGGGTGCGGCCCCATCTCGCAGAGCTTCTTGACGTGATTGAAGGCGCGCGCGCCGTCAAAGTCGCTATGAAGATCGGGCTTCGCCATTGCCGTGGCGGCCAGCGCCAGCAGCAAAAGCAGCGCGCCAGAATTGAACAAAGTGGATCGCATCAATAGGACTCCGGCGGTTGAATCGGCAAGCGCGGCTCAGATGAAGCGGAGTTGCGCCAGCGTCTTCGGCAGGCGGTCATCCTCTTTTGACGAGCTGCTCGCATGCAGTCCGGCTGTGCGCCGCTCGTTGGCGATCTGGTCGAGGCTGACGCGCTCGGTCTTGATGAAAGAAACGTCCCGCAGGTTCAGCACCGTGACGTCCGTGCATTCGCTTGGATTTTGCAGCGAGAAGCAACTGATGACGGCGTATCGCGTATCGGACGCGATGTGCCGGGATTCAATCGGCTCCTGAACGACATAGTGAATCGTTTCGCCGTTATTGAAGCGAACGATCAGTTTATAGAGCGGCTCTCTGAGTTGCATGCTTTCGCTCATAAGGCAATCACCCCAGTTACTCAATCAAGCGTCAAATCAGGATAAGACGATCAGGCGGGCGTCGTCCGGCTGTCGGTCGCCGAGGAGGCCGCCGGACGGTTGCTTGAGAAGGCATCGGCGATCTCGTTGGCGGCGCGCGCCGCCGCATTGACGACCGTTTCAACCACGTCGCCGACCATATCGAGTTCTATGCGCAACATGGTGCAGACCTGCTGCTCGAATGGCAGTGCCGCGAATGCTTTTCTGACCGCATCCGCCGCGTCGTTTGCGGGATTACTTTCGTTGTGTGCGCTCATGATTTAACTCCATCTGTCTAAAATATTGCAGCCCAGCGCCGCCTCTCTATATTGGGCGCTATGATTTGAAACTACATCAAACCCATGGGCGGGTCAAGCGTGGGCTCATGGCACAGTCCGAGCCTTTCGCATTGCGCTTCGACGGGTGCCGGGCGATTTGCGTTGCCGGCCTGTGCGGCTTAGAATGATAGATCTCCCGTGACTTGTGCAGGTTTAAGAAGATTGCGATGTCGAGGTTGACACGATTTGAGCAACGAGAGTGCCGCCACCCGGCCCGCCGAGAGCCAGTCGAAAATTACCCGAATTACTGAGCCCATCATTCTCGTCTCGCTGGCGCTGTACGCGCTGTTTGCGCCGCACTCAATCGCCATCACACAAAGTGCCTTTCTTATCGGCCTGCTGGCCTGGGCCGTGCAGATCGCGGCCAGCCGCAAGCTGGAAATCCGTCGCACGCCGGTTGACCTGGCGCTGCTTGGGTTCTTTGCCTGCTGTGTTATTTCTTCGTTCCTCTCCTACGATCAAATTGTCAGCGTCAAAGGCTTGCGCAGCCCGGCCTTCTTTCTCGCCTTCTATTTCGTCAGCAATAAGGTGACGAGCGCGCGCATGGTGAGGTGGCTGACCCTGGCTATCGTCCTTTCATGTTTTGCGAACGTCGTCGCCAGCGGCGTGCAGATCGCCAGAGGTCGCGGTCTGCGCATTGACACCCTGCGCGAAGACAGTCCGCTGGCGAGCAGCGGCATTCAAGTCGGCGACGTCATCATTGAGGTGGATGATAAACCGGTGCCGTCTCTCGAAGCCCTGTCGCGCATCATTGATGAGCAGCGCGGCCCGCTGCGCCTACAAGTGCAGCGCAGCGAAGCCGTGCGCCCGGTCTACGCATCGCGCACCGACCTGAGGCGCTTCGAAGGGGGCACGGAGCGGCTCGGCATCACCACATCACCGGGCCGCAACTTTCGCGTCAGTGGTTTCTACAGCCACTATGAAACCTATGCCGAAGTGCTGCAATTGATTGCCGCGCTGGCGATTGGGATGCTGATCGCGCTGCCGCGTAAGCGTTCGCGCCTCGGCTGGTTTCTCGGAGCCATGATTCTGCTGATCGCGACGACCATCCTGTTCACCTCGACGCGCGCGGCGATGATCGGCCTGACGGTTGCGCTGGCCTGCATGGCCTACGCCAGCTCGCGCCGGCGAGTCTTGCTCTTTGGCATGGTGACGCTGCTGCTCGCCGCGCCACTGGCTTACGTGATGGTCGAGCGGGCGCGCGGCATCAGCTTCCTTGACCCCGAAGAAGGCAGCTTCGCATGGCGTTTGACGGTGTGGCCTGAGACCTTGCCGATCATCAAAGATCACCCGCTGTTTGGCATCGGCAAGGGCAGCGAAGGCAAGCTGCACGAGCAGTGGGGGCTTTACGAAAACGGGAAGCTGCCGCCGGGCCACTTTCATTCAACGCCGATTCAAATTGCCGTCTGGTGGGGGCTGGCGGCGCTGTTGCTCTACTACGCCATGATGACGATTTTTGCCGTCGAGTTGTGGCGGCTGGCGAAGCGCTTGAAGAATGACGAAAGGTGGGAGTTGTGGGGCGTCGCGCTCGGCGGCCTGGGCAGCCTGATCGCCTTTAACATCAGCTCGCTCGCGCATTTCAATTTTGGCGACGGCGAAGTCGTCATGATGTTCTGGCTGTTAATGGGGATGAGCTTTGCGGTTCGCCGGATCGCGACCCGGCATGACGGTACACCGCAAACAACACATAACCTAGAGCCAGCAATAGCAGCAGATTCACATAAAAATCTACCCCAAGAACCAGCAGCCAGCGTTGAAGCCAGCGCCCAGGCAGCAAAGGCAAAACTGAATTGATCGCGGCGATAAAGATCAGCAAGGCGCGTACGCGCTTTGCCTGCGGCGTTACGTGGTCGAAGGCGAATGTCGCCAGCGCCGTGACCGGCCACAGCAGCGCGATAAAATAGATCTTCGAGGTCAGCGGCCCGACGAACAACATCAGGCAAATCAACAGCCCGATTTCGAGCGCGAAGGTTTCGCCGAAAACCCTTCCGCCATCTCCGGCGCGGCGGATGCGAGAAATGTAGACAAGCAAACCAAACACGGCCAGACCCGCCAACACGGAAACCGCTATCCAAACCAAATCGATCTGCGACTGAGGGACTGAGGCCAGATTGACTGCGGGGTATTGCACATCGCCGTCGACTCTCTGCGAATAATCAACCGTCGAGAACGTGCGCCGCAACTGCCCCTTGAGCGACAGGTTGATGGGGCCATTGGCTTCGTGAAATTCCTGGCTGACGACGACATGCTCGAACCATTGCTTCAACAGCTCGTTGTTCTTCGCGA contains:
- a CDS encoding glycosyltransferase family 87 protein — translated: MDYRYPPFFLLAFWPVWLLPYKVAAYLWYLLGIAEIAGMVFSIRRARRIAKEKNRLWVVVGFAVTPYFIAILHYGNAHLLAIFLMFAACALAFNQKQVLAGLAMASAIAIKLTPALLLPYFAIKRQWRLLASVVTLLAFIYVAPATYFGFAKNNELLKQWFEHVVVSQEFHEANGPINLSLKGQLRRTFSTVDYSQRVDGDVQYPAVNLASVPQSQIDLVWIAVSVLAGLAVFGLLVYISRIRRAGDGGRVFGETFALEIGLLICLMLFVGPLTSKIYFIALLWPVTALATFAFDHVTPQAKRVRALLIFIAAINSVLPLLPGRWLQRWLLVLGVDFYVNLLLLLALGYVLFAVYRHAGSRSGEPQSSSPLTARTS